The window AACCCGGGGGCCTAGCGGCCCAGGGCAGGTCAAAGGCAACATCCCCGGGCCCCGCGCAGCGGACATGGCCGGGCCCCTTGTCCGGGCAGCAGGGGCATGCTGTCCGGGTGCTCCTCACTGCAGGCCTGGACACCGTCCACCACGGCGAGGTCCGCCCGGCCTGGGCCAGCAGATCCAATGTCCGGGCTGTCCAGGTGTCCGGGCAGAAAAGCTCTGGTGTTGCGCGGAACGGCACGACGGTTCCTCGACCACCGACGGGCCACCCTCGACAACGGTAATCCGCTGTACCACCTGGACACCTGGACAAAACAAGAAGAACCCCAGCAGCGCCGGGCACCAGACCATGTCCAAGGTCATGCTCGAACACCTGGGCCAGGGCCTGGACCGGCGTCGGATGAGCCCGGTCAGACCCACGTTAATCCGTGCCAATGCACACGCTAAAGAAGGCTATAGCGTTTCGTGTTTCGATAGAAAACGATTCCGGGAATGGTGTCGTAGACCCCTTGCTTCAGTCCACAGGTACGAGAAACTGAATGTGTAGGCAGCGCGATCGACGCAATGCCAAAACCACCCCCAAGGAGCCTCACCATGAACGCAACTTTCAACTTCGCCGATGACCTGAAAATCGAAGTGCTCGACGCCGGGTCCCTCGAAAACTATGTGCTGAACGACGACGGTATCGAGACCATCGACGGCGAGTTCACGTTCTATACCCTGGCCGTCCAAGCCTTCGGTCGCACCTTCAACGTGCGTACGCAACAAGAGCCGAACGGTCACCTCATCGTCCCATCCAGCGAGAACACCGGTGAACCGGACACGGACGCAATCATGGCCTGCTCGGAATACTTCGCACTCTTCCAGGCGCTGATCCAGAAGCACCTGGGCATTGAGTTTACGGAAGAAGACCACGAGAACAACGAGTGGGTTCTGCCCGAGAACATCCAGGCCCTGCATGACGCGGTTGTCGCCCACCTCAAGGCCGTTCTGACGGAAGAAATCGCCGCCACCGCCTGACATCCAGGCTCCACGTTCGACCAGGGCCAGTCCGCAAGGGCTGGCTTTTGGGTACCAGCACCCCTTACCGAACCGGAGCCCTTCCATGACCACCACCGCACCGTCCACCCCTTTGACCGTCAAGCAGGCGGCCCAGGCCTTGGGCGTCAGCGACGGGCGCGTGATGCAGCTCCTGCAGTCCGGCGTGCTTACCCTCATGAATCCCACGACCGCGCAAACCCGCTCGAAGCACCACCTGGACCCGGCGAGGGTGGAGGCCCTGCGTGCGCAACGTGCGGCCAACAAGCGGGACCCCGCGGTCGTGGAGGCACGGCGGCTGGCCCGAATCGCCGAGCGTCGACGCATCGACAAACTGCGCCAGGCCCTGGCCCGCGGGTTGATGACCATGGCCGACGCAGCGCGCGAGCTGGGCGTTTCTCCCCAACGGGCTTACCAGCTCGTGAACGCGGGGCGATTGCCGACGGTGTTGATCGACGGCCGCCGGCTCGTTCGGCGCGAGGAACTCGACGCGGTGAAAGCGAGACGGGCACGGGGCTGAACGGTTCGACCGGGGCAGGGGCCAGGGCCAGTCCGCAAGGGCTGGTTTTGGGGTACCACAACCCCCCCCGATGAGGTTCTCCATCCTTTCCGGTCAACTCGACGTCCGCGGCCTTGCCGCAGAACTTGGTCTTTCCCAAACCGAGGTCGGCTTTAGGCTGACCAGGAGTGTTCCCCAGCTTTCCACCAAACGGATGCTCCTGGACTAGGCGGCTCCGGCCCCGGTCATGGGCGAGACGGCGTCCGGTCCACGGCAACCCAGGTTCTCCGGTGACCGTTCCCGTTCAGCGGAACGTGCGCCCGTGCCCGAGGGTTTACTCACCCGACGCCAGGTCGCCCAGGAGCTGGGAATCGTCGTGCAGACCGTGTCGTACTTCATCCGGCGCGGGGCACTGGCGACGGTACGGCACAACGGACAAAGCTACGTCCAGCGCGACAGCCTGGAATCGTTCCGCGCGAGCCGATACAGCGCGGCACGTACGACGCCGACGACGCTGAACGGGGAGGCGGATGTGCTGGGCCTGCACGACGTGATGCGGCTGCTGGGTGTTAACCACCGTCAGGTGGTCGATCGGCTGGTCCGCGAGGGGCGGCTCAAAGGTACCCGCCCGGACGGCAAGCTCGTCGTGCATCGCGCCGATCTGGAGGCGTTCATGCACGAGCAGCCACGTCGCAGGGGACGCAAGCCCGTGAAGAACTGACACCGAGCACAAGGGGGAAACAGGCACCGGTGCGAAAACATCAAAAGCTGGGCACAAGGCCCACTCGACCCCGGCCCGCGCAGCGGAGGAAGCGGGGCTCCAGGGCGCACGCCCGAACATCGCACGCGATCGGGGAGGGCCCATGCCCGTGGGGCAGGTGAAGCGATGAGCATGGAGGGTGGCCGGAGGCTCGGGGTTGCAACGGGGCGTGAGCCCCGTTTTTCATGTGCCGTGGCACGGGCCAACCGTTCACCGCGGGGAGGGTCGACCGTTCGTCAGATAGCACGAAGTTTCTGCGTTCTTACCGTTGCTAAAGACATTGGGGTTTGTAGACTGAGTTTATAGGCAGCGCGCAACGACGCAACGCCATCACCCCACCCCCGGAGTTCCTCATGATCACCACGACCAGCCCCCTGAAGACCATCGAAGCCATCCGCCGCAGCGCGTACCTCGTGGCCCTCTACTTCACGAAGACCACCAGCGAGACCATGCGCATGGAGTTCGACGCCACTGCTGTGGTCAGCGTGACGGTGGACGGCGTGGAGTACATGGTCAAGGTGAGCCGCAGCGCCGTGGGCGGCGTGGCGATGGAAGAGGACGAGAAGAGCGGTTGCGCAACGCTGAACGTGGCCCTGGACAAAGCCTTGGGCGAAGGCGTGACGCGGCGCGAGCGGCACGGCATCGAGCGCGAGATTTACCGCACCGCAGGTCTGGCCTTCGACGACGCCGACGATGCACTGACGGCGAAGGGCGCCGGCCTGGTGAACGCGGTTCGTGCGGCCGAGGCCTTGGGCGATGCGAACCTGCGCGGCATGCTGACCGAACTGCTGGTCCGCGCGCTGCTGGAACGTCACACCCACGTGCTGAACGCGCTCAGCGGAATCCGGGGTTTGGCGCACCTGGTGTCGAGCGGCCGCCTGCCGGACAGCTCGCTGAGCGAGGTGCTGCGCGAGTTCGCCACGGTCTACAGCCGGGTCAAGCGGTCCACCGGCGTGCGTCTCGAAGCGCTCCGCAAAGCGTCCGAGGTTCCGGTGACCGAGATCGGCAACGTGAACGTGGTCGCCGACCTCATCGACACCCTCTACGCGGACGTGGTCCTCCCGTAAGGACCGATCGACCAACGTTCAACCAGGGCCCGCGGCAACGCGGGTTTTGGCATAACGGGCCCCATGTCTTACCCTTCACGCTTGACGCAGGAGAACCGCTCACCATGTCCGCACGCATTACCCCCACCACCGTTCAGGGCCAGGCCTGCCTTCGGCTGAAGGACGCCACCGCGTACCTGGGCATGGCCACGAGCAGTAAGCCGTCGGTCTGGCGCAAGGTCCAGTCCGGCGTGTTGCACGGTCTTCAGGACGCCCGGGGCACGTGGTTTGTCCCGGTCGCGGAGCTGGACCGCTACCTGGCCCAGGCCGCCGACACCTCGCGGGTGGGCCCTCGCGAAGCGGCGGAGCTGCTCGGCGTCTCCATTTTCACGGTCAAGGCCTGGGCGGAGCGCGGCGTGCTGGACGGCACCCAGGACGATCGGGGCCGGTGGTCGTTCGCACGCAAGACCGTTTCGGCCCACGCGCGGACCCTCGTGGAGCAGCGCGAGGGCCTCACCACGTCCGAGGCTGTCCGATTGTGCGGGTTCGGGCACGCCACGACGTTGAACGCGGCGGTGGACCGTGGTGAGATCCGTGCGTTCGTCGACGCCAGCGGCCGGCGCCGGTTCAAGCAGGACGAGCTGGCGCGATTCCTCGCCGAGCGCGCGAAGCTGGATCCCAACGTGCCGGGCACCATGAGCAGCCGGGAGGCGGCGGACGTCTTGGGTTTTGCAGCGCTGAGCAGTGTCGGGTGGTTCGCCGAGCGCGGGCACCTGGACCGCGTCCGCGTCGGGCGGTACTGGCGCTACCCGGTGAAGTCTGTCCAGGCGTTCAAGCGGCAGCGGGACAAGCAGGCCCAGGCCAAAGGCTGAACCAGGGGCGGGGTGGGGAACACCGGAACCGGCGCGAAAACCAAAACCTGGGCACAAGGCCCACTCGGCCCCGGCACCGCGGAGCGGATGGGAGCGGGGCTCCAGGGCGCACGCCCGAAGAACGCACGCGGAGGTGGCGCCGGTCAGGGGCGCGGTGAGGTGGCAGGGCGTCGACCGCAGGTGATGGCCCTGTGGTGAGTTGGTCGCGAGCCCCGTTTTTTCATGTGCCCTGGCACGGGTCAAGCATTCACCGTCGAGGGTCGACCGTTCGTCAGATAGCACGAAGTTTCTGCGTTCTTACCACACAAATCCCGCTTACCGCCGTTGCTTGTTTTGATGGGTTTTGTAGACTGAATGTATAGGCAACGCGCAACGACGCAATGCCACAACCCCACCCCGGAGTCCTCCATGCGCCCCATCGTTCACCTCTTCTTCCTCCTGGTCACCGTGCTCCTGATCGGACTTCTGTCCGTCGCTCAGCACATCGGCCGTGGCCACCTGGCCAGCGTCGTCCTCCTCACCTCCTTCCCGCTGGGCATGGCCGGCACCGCGCTGTACCTTGCGATCCGCGACCGCGTGAAGCGCACCTGAACCCACCGTCCAACCACTTGGCCCGTCGGGAGGCGGGCACCCCTCACACCCACCCCACGAGATTCGATCATGACCACCGCTACCCCCACCAGCCCCGCCGACTTGAAATCCGGGATCAACTTCACGTTCCGGAAGCTCCACCTCACCACCAAGTCCGTCGTGCGCTTCATCGCGCACAGCGGCAAGGTGTTCGAAGCGACCAGCCTCGAGGAAGCCATCGAGCTGGCCGAGGACGGCCTCGGCGTCTCGCTCGACTACGGTATGGAGGAACACGGTCGTCTCGAACGCGTGACCCTGGTCCGCAGCCGGTCCGGCAAGTGGCTCGAGCCGAAGGTTCGGCGTGAACGGGTTTGGCCGAACACGCCGGAATGGCAGGCGGTCCGTCAGACCCTTCGGGACGTGCTCGACGCGTTCCAGAACCGCGCCTTGGTTGGCCCGTGCCCCTACGACGAGGACGGCTACCTCCCGGGCGAGCGCGAGGCGGAGGCGGCGCTGGCCTGCTGAGCGGCAGAGGCACCCAACGTTGACCCAGGGGCCGCGGGAACGCGGCTTTCCGGGTACCATCCACCGACCCCATCGGAGCAGCACATGAGCAACGAACAGAAGCCGAACCAGTTTGAGCGCAAACTCCGGGCGCAAAGCCCGGTGAATGACCTGATCTACGCGGGGTGCTACGACGACGCGATGGCGGCGATCCGTGCGCAGTTTTGCGGGGATGACCAGACGGCGGTGCCGGAACGGTTCAACTTCTACCTTGAGAACTGGCTGTACGACGTTGTTGGCGCGGTACGGAAGCCGGAAGGTCGTTCAGCGTTCATCCGAGAACTGCTGACCTTGAGCGACCAGGACCCGGTGATGGCGTTCTGGCGCGTCGCGAACACCCACGGTGTTCAGCCCGACGTTTACCCAGACCTGGTGGACATCCTTCGCGCTGACCTGAACCGCGTGGTCTCGCTTTACGTGACCCCTGGGCTCAACCTCTCCGCCCGGGAGGGCTCCGAGTTCATGGTTGGGCCGTTGTGGCTGGTCCTCCTGTTGTGCGTGTGCCGGCCGTCCCGGTCCGGTTCGCTCGGTGTGCTGGCGTACAAGAAGTCGTTCAGCGACGAGGACCTCGAGTGGATCGACCAGGCCGCGGCCCTGGCGGTGAAGCATGGCGCGGACCTCGGGCTCTGCAACACGGTCACCTGGAAGCGCAGCAAGCCGGTCCAGCAGGCGATGGTGGCGAACATCGAAGCCCGGCACCTGCGCCAGGCGGTGGGCGAGGACACGGCCGACCGGGAGCAACCCATCCGCGCACGGGTCTAACGAGCAGGAGCACCGCCGTTCTCCCAGGAGCCCACCTTCACCGGTGGGCTTTTCCGTTCTGGCGAGGCGATCGGCATCGCCGGGCCCCATGACCCCAACCCAAGCCGGGGCTCACGCCCGGCACTCGAACACCAGGACCCTCGCACCCGAACGACGCCCGGGGGCAAGGAGCGGGGCTCCACCGCACGCGTTCAGACCGTGCCCTGGCACGCTCTGACGTCCGGCTATAGCGGTGGTGGGGCCATAAAAAAATACAAAGGGCGCACCCCGTGAATCGTCGGTCCAAGCCGTTGCCAAGGGCATCGGATTTTGTAGACTGAATGTGTAGGGCGGCGCGATCGCCGCAGACCCACCACCCCTCCGAGGACCCCCGCCATGAGCACCACCACCTGGAACATGTTTCGCTTCTACCCCAGCAACGAGGACCGCTACACGGAGGCACCGACCAAAACGGAAGCGATAGCGCGTGGCCTGGGCCTGGCGGTCGACGAGCTGGATGCTGCGATGCTGACCTCCGACAACTTCGCCGAGGGCTACGTCATCCGGGCAGTGCTCGACACCCGACCGGAGTACAGCGCGGCGCTGGCCTGATCACCACCAGCACCACCGTTCGTCCAGGGCCCATCGCGAAACGATGGGTTCGTCCGTACCGGAGCATCCCGCTCCGTTCTACGGACACCACCATGAGCAAGCAACAACACTACTCGAACGACAAAGACCTGCACCGCCACGTCGCGGGCCTGGTCAAGCAAGGTTGGACCTTCCAAAAAGGGCGGGTCCACGGGAAACTGATCGCACCCAACGGGCGGCGCATGTCCGTGGCGGTGAGCCCATCGGACCGTCGGGGATTCGAAAACCACGTGCACCAGGTCGAACGACTTCAAGCTCTACCGGCCGCGCCAACACGGACACGCAAGGGCAAAGGAAGATGAGGCAGGGCGGGTAGGTGAGGCGGTGCCCTGGCACGGGCACCGCCTGACGGTCAGTCGAAAATGCTGTCCCAGAGCGCGCTCACCGCGGTGACGGCGAGTCCGACACCGGCGGCCACCGCGACGACGGGCAGGCTCACCGGGGCGGACACGATCCCCACGGCAGCGGCGCCGGCGCCACCAACGACACCGGTCAGGCCCGCAGCGGTCAGCCCGTTGGCGATCGCGGTCGTGGCGGCCGGGGCCGACAAGGTAAGGGCCGCGCTTACGGTGGGGGCCAGCGATGCGGCAGCACGTGCGGCGGTGGCCGCGTTCACCGCGCTCGTCACCGTCGACGCCGTGCGCCCGGCGCTCATCATTTGTGCGGCCACACGGACCGTGGAACCCATCACCTCCTGCGTTCCCCAGGTCTGGTACCAGCGGTACATGAAAGCGGTCGCGGCGGTGGTTCCCATCGAGCGGACCATCTTGTTGACCTGCTCGCTCGTGTGCTCATCCTCGATGCACCACGTAACGAAGTGCTCGCAGTTGTTGAAGACGAGGTTGTACTCCTCCTCGCCGATGCGTTGGCGGGCGCGCCGAACGCTTTCCAGGCGACCGTGCAACCGATCCGGGTGATCGACGAACCGGACTTTGCGGTCTTTGGCAAAGGCCGACATGGGCACCTCCTCGATCACCCCGGTGTCCCACAGCGCGTCCTTCCCCGAATATTGGATGACCGTGTTGGGCCCGGAGGCAAGCCCGTGGTGCTCGTAGCCGAAGCGCTGTACCCACAAGTGGTCCCCGGCGCGAATCGTTCGATCGTCGCTCATGCTGGTCTTCTCGCTTGTTCGTGTTCGTGTTGTCGGACGCCTGCTCTACGGCAGATCGTCGCTGAACTTTACAGCAGCTTGCGCTCGGGCGGTGCGGTGGGCACCACCAAGGGGGCAGGCAGGACCGTGGCAGGGGCGGGCGGCGATGGGCCCGGCGGGCACCAGGGAAAACGGCGGCGACCAGCGACCACACCAACACCCTGGGCCCGTGGCCCCAGGTCAAGGCGGTGCTGACGCCAACGGGCGCGGGCCAGCTCCGTTTCGCACCCAGGGCCGGAGGCGGGGTTCGTGCCCTCCGCCCATGAGGGTGGTGTCCTCGCGGTCGAGCGACCCCACAGCATCCGCAGCAGCCAAACGATCAACACCTCGCGTTCACCGCTGACCACAACACCCACCAGACGTTGATGACGCGAGCACCGGTCACGCATGGCGCGCCCACCGGTCGTCCGTGTCCCATGGGCCACCCACGTCTCCTCCCACCGTACTTGACGAACCAGGATGACCCGCTAGGGTGGCCTGCAGCAGGGCCGCATCGAGCCCTGAACGTCAACGTCAACGAGAGGAGGAGACGATGAGCAAGCGCACGGCTTTGCAGCTCAAGGAGCCCAACCACGAGGATCCCAAGATCACCCGCCTCACCAACGCCATCGAGCGCAAGCACCGCGTGGTCGGCGTCAACCAGGCTGGGGAACGTGTGGCGTACGACTGGGACGGCGTGACCGGTGAATGGCGCCGCGACTGGGAGTACGGTTCGACCACGCCCTTGGGTCGCGCGTTCGGGGAAGACCGTTCCGTTGGGGCCGGATTCGCGTTCGACGGGTTCTGACGGAGCGGCACATGGGACTGGTTGACCCGTGCCAACGCACGGACCCGACAGGAGCAGCGCCCACCACCTCGGTGGGCGTTGTGTTTTGTGGGGCTGACGACGTGCGCCTGAGCGGTGGAGGGCATGACACCTTCCCACGCGGCGGCGGAAGCGGTTCATCGCCATCCCCCAGCGTATCTACCGCTCGGTACCGAGCGTCGACCGTTCGTCCGAAAGATCGAGTAATGCACGAAGTTTCTGCATTCGTCGCAGTCGAGCCTATTGCCAACCTCATTGGGTTTTGTAGACTGAAAGCATATGGAAGGCGCAAACACATCGCCGACCCGCCACCCGATGGAGCAAGACCATGAGCACCCTGACCCTCACCACCAAGCTGAACGCCCGCATGATGGCCGCCGTCATCCTGGACGACGCTCGCGACATCCGCCGCCTGGCGAAGGAAGGGCTGGACGTGACCGGCGTCAGCCTGACCGGGGACACTTGGCTCGACATCGCGGTGGCCCGCAACCGCATGAACGCCGCCGCCGCGATCATCATGTTGTCCGGCAGCAAGACCAACGTCCTGAACGCGGTCGACAAGACCGGTGACACGGTGCTCGACAAGGCCGTGGGCGTGGTGAGCGAGAAGTTCCTCGTGATGCTCCTGAGCGCGAGCGACAAGCTCAACCTCCTGCACCGGAACAGCAAGGGGGTCTCGACGCTGGACCTGCTGGTGAAGCTCAACAGCAAGCCTGTGAACGACGCCCTGGCGCGGAAGCGGAACCGGACCATCGACACCATGGCCCTGGCCGCCTGACCAGCGAACCGCACAACCCCAGGGCCACGACCCTGGATAACAACAGGAGGAGCAGGGCCAAACCGGAGGAGTGGCCCTGACAACAAGGAGGAGCACAACAACAACTAGGGGAGGAGGGTAAAGCGGCGCCAGATGGCGCCGCTTTTCACATGGGCAGGCGTAGCGCGGTGCGGGACCCGTGCGCGGGGCTGGTCGTACCGGGTGGCGGGGCAGAACCGGACGAGTGCAAGACAGGGGCCGGGATCTGCAACGCGGCGGTGGCGATTCACCACCACCCCCGATTCACCACCACCCCCACACCGGGGCCACCGGCCCGGTCCCGAAATCCCGGTGCTGATGCCCGTGCCAGGGCACAACCCCAACGTCACACGAACACGCACCGCTGCTGCTGCTCGGGTTGCCAGGGGCAGGGCGTGCGCGTCACAGCGTGCACCATCGGGGAGGCGTAGCGCGGATCGTCCGCGGGGAACTCCACCGGGGCTTTCTTCCACGAGAACGCGGGCAAGACCGGGACGATGAGCCAGTCTGCCTCGGTGGCGAGCATGTCGGCGAAGGCCTCGACCTCGACCCGGTTGGACCGGAACACCCGGTACTTCCCGACTTGGCGGCGCTCGGCGAACGTCCCATCGAGCAGGCAGGCACGCTGGGCGTACAGCTCTTCGTGCGACACCAGCCCATGCTTGCGCATCGTGCGGACCTGCAGGCGCTCCCGGGCCA of the Cupriavidus malaysiensis genome contains:
- a CDS encoding lecithin retinol acyltransferase family protein → MSDDRTIRAGDHLWVQRFGYEHHGLASGPNTVIQYSGKDALWDTGVIEEVPMSAFAKDRKVRFVDHPDRLHGRLESVRRARQRIGEEEYNLVFNNCEHFVTWCIEDEHTSEQVNKMVRSMGTTAATAFMYRWYQTWGTQEVMGSTVRVAAQMMSAGRTASTVTSAVNAATAARAAASLAPTVSAALTLSAPAATTAIANGLTAAGLTGVVGGAGAAAVGIVSAPVSLPVVAVAAGVGLAVTAVSALWDSIFD
- a CDS encoding helix-turn-helix domain-containing protein; amino-acid sequence: MTTTAPSTPLTVKQAAQALGVSDGRVMQLLQSGVLTLMNPTTAQTRSKHHLDPARVEALRAQRAANKRDPAVVEARRLARIAERRRIDKLRQALARGLMTMADAARELGVSPQRAYQLVNAGRLPTVLIDGRRLVRREELDAVKARRARG
- a CDS encoding helix-turn-helix domain-containing protein yields the protein MSARITPTTVQGQACLRLKDATAYLGMATSSKPSVWRKVQSGVLHGLQDARGTWFVPVAELDRYLAQAADTSRVGPREAAELLGVSIFTVKAWAERGVLDGTQDDRGRWSFARKTVSAHARTLVEQREGLTTSEAVRLCGFGHATTLNAAVDRGEIRAFVDASGRRRFKQDELARFLAERAKLDPNVPGTMSSREAADVLGFAALSSVGWFAERGHLDRVRVGRYWRYPVKSVQAFKRQRDKQAQAKG
- a CDS encoding helix-turn-helix domain-containing protein, translating into MPEGLLTRRQVAQELGIVVQTVSYFIRRGALATVRHNGQSYVQRDSLESFRASRYSAARTTPTTLNGEADVLGLHDVMRLLGVNHRQVVDRLVREGRLKGTRPDGKLVVHRADLEAFMHEQPRRRGRKPVKN